The following DNA comes from Vairimorpha necatrix chromosome 5, complete sequence.
AACCATAAGTTCAGAATcgaaatttaaataattcttttaaCTCTCAAAGCAAACCAAAAATTGTGTCATAAtgcttataaattttatgtttaatcttttgaattttaaattatttattttaattacagagaaaataattcatatttataaaaatataaatttttttttgaggTGTAATACGTAAAAATTGAAGATATTTAAGATTATGATTATGACATGTTATTGcactttttttataaaaaaccaaattaaaatttactgtattagaaataaaatataatattcaaaattatatgatGGTAAATTAAAGtctaattaatatttagctcgtaatttttaaattcatttatacTTTTAAGATAACGCTTGCtgataaatattaagaataaaaaaagttgtATATGAATATAATCTTTGTTTTTAGTTACGTAAGTTACAGTTttattagatatttttttttctcttaATCATAATCCATACAACCAAACTaagtattaaaaaataattgatgcgttttaaatgtattttCCGAATATAATAAACACATTAGATTTTACATATAGATTTTTTGGCGCATCGGTCAGAACCCGGACTTTTTTTCTCTCTAAGGGTCCCCCCTTGGAGAgaaacgaaaaaaaataataataataaaaaaccattttattttaagaaaactTTGATAATTTCAATGAAGAACTCTCTTGAACTtttgatgtttttataaattgcaCATCTTCTTCTCCACTTAAATTCTTCCAAAAAAATCAGGGATAGCACTTTCTTTGATCCCTTTTCTAGCTATTATATCACATTTAAGATGTGACCAAACACCTTCTATTAAGTTTGTGGTCTCTCCTGCTTCGTTTTTAAAGCCTTCATCATGAATTACAACGCGATGATCACCGTTGATAGATTCTACTGCAGCGGGATAAGATTTATGACCATCAGTTATGCATGTAGTgtcgttttttatatactttttaaaaaaccgAGTCATCGTCTGTATAGTCCGGTTAGGTACTATTTCGATTCTCAGTTCTAACGTTCGCTCGTCTATCGTCCCTACCAACCACACACAGTTTTTGACTGTGTCATATCTTTCCGATGGAGATTTGACAAACTTCTCCTTTACTATAACCATTTCATCGGTCTATGTCACTTCTTCAAATCctccaatttttttttggtgtttgagattttcttttttcagTGCTtcgtatattttttttttagccCTGAAGACACTGGAAGCAGACACCCgggaatttttgtttaggTTTAGTGTAGACTGCTTTTCAGTGAACGAATACAgaatatacaaataattatatataggTATTCGGGGAttagaaaatgaagttttatcaaaaactCCGATTGATGTTCCACATACAGTCTTCCCCCTACACTTAAACCGGTGGCAGTTCATGTACGAATCGTCCGGTGTTAATATCATTATACCAGGACATTTCGTACATTCCATTGTTGTTTTTAGTAGATTTTCATCCACTAACCAACATATTGCCTCATGTGGGTCTtggaatatttttgacCTACTGTCAAGCGGCTCCATACATACCATAAgggtaaaatatttttgaaaaaatcatctaaaaaacaaaaatgtttataacTCAAGAAATGTTAATGCGaatgaaatttaaacaaatctGTATAATTTCGACTCTTGGGGATATGGTTcgtaaaaaacatttcccCACTTTACGGTCAGTACCCGGATTCAGTACGTAAAATATTAAGGAAAGTCCGGGTTTTGACCGTTGCGCcgattttttaataaagaagttGAATACGAATTAGCAGTTGTATAAAAGTACAATTATAAGCCGCTAATCATTTTcgaataatttaaaatagttAAATATGTCGCATGGTAACTTTgaccaaaaaaaataaatgaatttaattagGATATGCTTATTgtagtttatatttatagtttaacAAGGATAAGTTCCGCGTTGACGTCTCCTGCTTGTAGGAGGCTTCTCGTCTCCATGGTTCTTTCCACATCGGCTTCGTCTCCACTCCTTCGGTAGTCCAGAGAAATGCTTTCTAGCTTCTTCTTTAGCGTTTATCTGGAGGTACGCTTCTACCTTCTTAGGGATTTCAAGTCTAGTGGTATAAGATTTGTTAAACTTAGTCACTATACCGTCCCAAGTGATTACGTAGGGAATtatttctgttttaaaaccaTATATTAGGCCCAGTTCATTCGCAAGGACATCATACTTTCTTAAATTATCGTTTTCTACTTGCTGAAGATTCTCTTGTGATGTGACACCTATTTCAATATTCGTATCAATTTGTTCTTCTTATCTACTACGACAATGTCCGGTTTATTATCCGAACTTCTATATACTCATTCTTATATATTCattatagaaaatgaaatataatattaattttagtatTAAAGTATGAAGTGTCTATAAATGTAAGCGTACTAGCAAATATGGCGACTCTCAAAGAAGTagtgtatttaaaaaaaaaacaatgatAAAGTTTAGAGTTACAAacgaaaataattttactgaaacaatattttttaaagctATGCATTCATTAACAATACGTGGCAAGATGTGCTATAACAATATACggtaaaatttaaatttaccatatttaattattttaaaacttcaatattttctaatattattatacaaaaaaatatgttcgtgaaaatattatttgaaatCTATAAACTAtgtacaaatttattttctgttaatttaattaagtTTTCATTTCTTACTCTTacagaaaaacaaaaacttaaagaattttacaATTCACTTAATTCAGTCTGGTTTTCATCATGTCTTTGATTCGTAATTCTTTTATGATACCTTCTGTAATATCTAACCCCTAATACTAAAAGAATTAAACAAATCCCcacaaatataaacattaaaaacacAAAACGCCCATAAAACATTGAAGACTTCtgtttaaaattgtttatattaaataaaggtttagtattattaatattaaatttctttagcTTTATGAAATTAATTATGCTATTAGCGTCAATTTCAGtaaaattatcatttatataatgaatACTTGTCGAATTTCTATCTCTTTTTTCGATTATTTCACTATCAATAAtcaatgttttattaaaaaaatcaaaatccGCTTTTGAACATTTTGCTTTTATAAAGTTATCCTGAAAATTATTGTATTCTTTCTTCAAAAGTTTTTCAGCATAACTATTATAACACTTTATATAATTGGGGACAATTTCCTCACATAACACAATTATGAAAGAAGGAAAGTTTGCGCTAATAccttcttttataaaacatgtattatctttaattatattttccaGAGTCTCTTTAATGCCTATAGAATTGTTTATCGCATCAATGTGACAAATAcgtaatattttataaaatttttcaacgaaatttataaaatattctataaaatCTAATTCCGAGTTCGTAAGCTTATACCATTTGTCGTtgtcaaattttataaaatttttcattagCAAATATCCATCAtataataaagattttCTATCAGCAAAGCTCATTTCCATGACATCTTTCTCTGTTAAcgttttaaaaactttatgGTTTGTTATTGTGTTCCAAAAAAtgtcataaaaaattttaacattttcatcagataaatttaattctaaAATTCTGTCATTCAAGGATTACATTCATTGTCGCTTTTTACTATAGACATAAGTATGTTATTTTCATATGTAGtggtttttattaaattcacaATAAGtaataaagttttaaatgaaTAAATAACGTTCATTAAGGgctttagaaaaaaaaacctaTATTTAGTGACTAATAAGAACaatcttaaatttttattaaattaataaccAATTATTctcatttataaatgacTAGAGTACTATAACTTTcctttataaaacaatataatacTAAATTTGGCGGATCCAATATAATTTGGAGATGTATGtgtatacaaaaaaattttactaatGCTTCATGTCGGAAGTGTAATTTCTTataatgtaaaattatttcaaacatttataatattgtttaatttattatttatacaaaaataaagtatagAATATACacaaagaaaacaaaaaattcatcataatatatttatagatttaCCGCTAAAATGTATGAAATATCTGACTTTTATCAGTGGagaataattaaaataaatctgaTAGTTggaatatgttttttttagcaAGACCAAATCTGGAACTTAActgatataaaattttataaaaaacgaaatttttctaacaatataaattaggttaaaaattgataaaaaaatttgttagaaaaataaaaaaacaaagctACAAagaaacaataaaaaagacaaaaatgcatttttatattcattaaatatacatataaattttgtattaaatatatttgttcaTTTATGAAAAGAATACAGCCCCGTCAAATTAAagtatattaaaaaatgaaaccCCTTTTTGATGTTTATGATTATTATATAGCTCTTGTTTtgctaaaaaaatttgtaaattttcaagtttagcaataatatcaaaaaaaaagttcatggtaaaaaaacatattctTGAGTAAATGTTCGTTTTAtagaatgttttttattgcattttataaaacagcaaatttttatataggcatcaaaaaatgcaaaagaATTATATGACGGTTTTTATTagtatatgaaaaatatttctgtCATAGAATATTATGTAAACTTTtactaaattttaatttataaggCCGACGAAGAGATTTTATATGTGGttgaaaacaaaaatagtTATAATAATTCATAGCAAAATATCTcaacaattttataataataaattgcaaaaactttaactttttttcataaaatctATGACACTTGAGTTTATGTAATATTTACCATTGagtttttgaaaaaaaattattcattACAACTAaactgaaaaaaaaatatgaacaATCTATACTTTGTTTCGGGGGACAGATACTTAATATTCTTCAGATTTTAATGCTGATATTTAGAATATTATCTTATAAATTCTTCTCCATACTATCTCAAATCTGTTTCCATAGCCTAATTgtacaattttataatcgAGTtcgaaatttatttatataattgtaAACCAAAAAAACGTACAATTTAATCcgtttattataattacgTGAAAACAACATAACATTTAACTATTATGTTCTTATGTATATTGGTTCTTGATTCATAAtagtaatttttaagttgTTCGATTAAGTTATGCTTTTTAAAACCTATTGATATCAATATAATCGTAATCATATAACTTTTTAGagttgtaaaaataatattattcaaacaaaaatacttatttgaaaatattttttatttatttttatgaatatatAATCAATAATCCAACCCTTAACTAATAATAAACTTAACATggtaaagaataaaaattatcattcTTAAACATAAACAAAAGAAGAGTTGTCAAGTTCCATAGAgcattaaaaaatgcagTTTATGTATAAATGAGGATGGATGATTGTCTAACAGAAAAGATGGTGATGACTTGCATCAGTCGAGGGACCCGGATATGTGAAGACGCAGGGATCTATGGTAGTAGCAAAGAAACGGTATGAACTGCAATAAGATCTGGCACAAGACATGACATTTGTAGTTTAGTGGTAATCCCACTGTTCACATTTAAGCTATCATGGCAATATAGCTAAACCACCAGTGTTCAAAATTTAGAGAGATTAAAAAGagaagaaaatcaaaaacaaattgTGTTGTAGTTGAAGAATGAGATAGACGGATAAAATTCAGTTTTATTGTTGGGAGACATGTGTAAAGAAAAATCTCATGCCCATAGACTTTATGTATTATAACAGGGAAAGAGAGTACCGCAAAGACCAATACAAGAAGGGATAGTAAGACGTGAAAGATCGAAGCCCAGTCCATAGTCAGTTAACattaaaattgtatttttattttgagaACCAAGTAGTAAAGATAATTACATCACTCAGTTTTAGATATATCGcagaagaaaattatatatttaatacaatTTAACCCTTAACTTACAATTATCGTTAACAGAAGTAAttaatacaatttaattataaccaacaattaattttaaatatattatgtttattaGAAGTGTtagttataaaatattatttggaTCATATTCTTATCGTGTAATGTAAAAGCAAACAAAGTATGTtccttataaaaaacaattttaaaaaaaataaaatttagttTAAGTgggtaaaaatttctaatcatattttctatattgatcattttttataacatttcataaaaaagtattgtCTTTATATGTcgaaattatatttaaaattataaattaaaatttgtaagAATGGATTAAAACTTCCTTAGAGCGCCAAAAAACATATCTTTGTATGTTAAagctaaaaatttctttatttttttttaaaatgatttactccataaaaacattgcaagattttctttaaatttttttctaccGGGGTTTCCGGGTTATAAGATCCCACCCAAAAAAAGTCTGATTTTACGACTTGCTAgataagaatttttatactatTGGAAGAGATCCACCCGTAAATAAGATCCTTCCATAtccaaataataaaaaatttaatattaaaagaaatactTTGGTATAATGACCCTTTAATTTCCTAGTAATCTGCAACTCCTAAGCAGTAAAACTTACGTTGCCTTTGTTTCTACGCAAATATTGTAATCCtcctaatttttttggtgtgtaagattttttttcatggGGTAAagtttcaaaaaatttcaatctaaatttaaaatattttatatcaataaaaagatcCGTGGTCTTTTTATGATGGATCTTATGACCCGAAGTATATTTCaggaataaaaattttttatttggtatgcacaaaaaatatgttatcttataataaagaagctaagtaatatatatttagtaGAAATATCTgagataaaaaagatcgaaatatgttttttcaaTTAGATCAGATAAATTGAATTAGACAAATGGGtgtattttaataaaattataaggAAGTATGAATGTTTTCTATTTGTTGATGGAACTATAgatataaatgttttatcgcagtatagaaaaaattataaaatactcTATTTGGATCTAAAATAATGtctaaattgtttttttctgatTTGTACAGAGATATTTTCatacatatatttttataataaacgCAGTGCTGTTTTttcagaattttttaataaataaattataaagatatttttactattgGAAACTAGGGcatttatcattttttaatataatattttaaaaatataaaaaaattccaCACATTCTATAATTATtcaattgtaaaaaattaagaaataaatcttGAGTATATCTTTACagttaaaaattcttctttttatgatttttttggtataactttcaatttatttatttctttaatgcTTTATTACGtgtatatttaaatatagtaTTTTAAACCAATTTCTGCAATAACCCAAGCAAACCAGAGTGTATTATGCCATCATgaattatgtaaaaatgcaaaaaagttgatttttaagataacaaaaaacattatcattgttgtatttttgttaaataatagataaaaactatatacaaatttaattattaaaaatatcgcATTGGTTGGTTAtgagttttaaaaattaaatatggaCAAAGATAAACTTTATCGCTTAATAGATTGTAGTTCGACATCATATGATCGTTGAATCTTATTTCTtctgtaaaatttatatcctATAAACAGAACAGTTCCGATTAACATAAAACCTATAAAAACTATGAAccaaacatttaaaaaagaatcgGTTCTATTCTCATGAAATGttttaaacatattatAAACTATATGTTCTGTTACAttgttaattttattactaGTATAATCTTCATCGATAATATTTTCCAAATTAGtaataatatcataagttgcatttttaaaatcataattCTCATCCATACAATTTGCAATTAACATTTGTTTCTGATTTTGATTGATTTTATCATAGAGAAATTCTACGCTCTCTTTGCCATAACAGCCGTAATAAGCTTTAATTAGacttttacattttttataaacaattaTTGGAAGACTTGAGTTGTGATTGTTCTGTATAAAACAGGTGTTTTCTCTTATGATTTCTTCAAAAGTCTCTTGTGTAGAATTTGacttaattatattatccTTATAACAGACGCGtaacatattaaaatattctactgtaatatttattatattatttagaaaaattttttcggAGGATGTAAGTAAATTTGTAATGTTATAATCCCATTTTTGTTGACCTAGACGTTCCAAATAACACTCATAAAGTGTCGATCTTCTATTATCCCAATTATTTTCCGAAGTGTTATTTTGTGTCAggttgataaaaatttcatgaTTTGTTATCTCATTCCAAACAATGTCATAAAAACTTCTAATGCTATCATCTGATTgggtttttaaataaactGTGCTATCTAATGAATCACAGATTTCTATATTGCTAATAACTGATTTTAACAAATCTACAACATTATTACTAGTATTATTAACGTTAGATAGCAGTACAATAAATCTTAGTACATGTAAATACTTCATTATGggcaataaattttttttataaatatttataaaataaactttgCCGATGTTAGTTTACtactttaaatatatatatatattgtaaCCACTAAAAAATTCCAGAAGACTCTTCGTGTCTTTCCTttcatatataataaattatatttaaagttgatttttttaaaattattcgactttaaaagaattttaacTGATTTTAAGCAAAAAAGAGATTTTCAACTTTACACTTATTTCAGTAAGGTAGGAAGAAACTAATCCAAGCATAagtaaactttttaattaccTCTAATTagtaaaaagaaattttttgttttgtatTATCATCTACttaagttataaaaatataaaaaagtcaatgtacaatataaaaacgaAACTTATACACTTCAACAGTATTTTTGTGAATGTTAATACAAAATTGACATTAGacttgttttatttttttcgtgTTGTTTATAGAACTTACAAAGTAAAAGTTTTTagttattaaaattataattcgttgtaaacaatataaattgttgcatatatttttagtcTTTAGCTTATATTTACCAATATTgatatttcaaaatatatttatatatatatatataaaaataaaagatttattgagttaattttcaattatgtTTAGATATTCATAGCACAGCTTTCCCCGGTATCGCTCATGGGATTCAGCTCTTCACAGACTTTGGTTTCTGTGgaattattaatgttttccAACTTCACTTTAGCAGCTTCATTCCCCTTTGCCGACACCACTTCTTTAACAGTCGCCATATTCGCTAGTGCGCTTACAATTCTAGCCACTTCTTCTTCTCCTGCATCCTCCTGATCGTATCCTCGTCGTCGTTCCAAAGAGATGGACTCTAGAGTCTTCTTCATCACAATAGACTGGATATATGCTTCCAGGTAGGGTTGGATTTCTAGCTCCCTGATGTACTTTCTGTGATATTTGGTCACCACTCCATCCCATGTCATTACATAAGGAACTATTCTTGTCCGGGATTTATGTATTAGTCCCAGTTCATTTGCAAGAAggtcatattttcttagtttTTCATTCTCAACTATAGTAAGTCGATCCTGGTTGGTTATACCAACTTcaactattaaaatttctttcttcttcttgtcaaacacaagaatatctatatatatatatatatatatatatatatatatatatagtaTATTGAATAAAGCATTAGACAAGGTAATATTTAAGTTAtcatttttgataaatatttgctAATATATTGCATTTAACatgtaatttaaaaaaatataaatacgtATAACCTAGAGGGTATAATccgatttaataaatcaataataaaattcaattaaaaatgcCTTATAAATTGATATCAAACATAAGGTTTATTAATACTCGACGTTTAACTTCATATATTTAGCCTTATACGGAATAACatatgatttaataaaaattgtaaaatattatgttgTTAAATGTCAGTtgtgaaaataaaaataaaagtttagGTAATATATATTGGACATCAGTTTTTTTCTCATTAGTTCAGttgtagattttttttcttattttttctaagtTAACTTCGTTTTTACGTCATTATTACGTGGTGTAAAAACATAGTttaatttagatttttgaTGTATGCggatagaaaattttttattttaagtaatttaaaacattttacattttcaaataataatatatgtacaaaaatatatatgcAGATCAAAGTTTTAGGAAATTTTCATTAAGGCATtggaatttatttttaacttttgCATCATCATATGTGCGCTAGCTTTGAGttatcttttattaaataataattcataaaatgttttgttgaaaaaaattatgaatttttttgatttaatgtatataaacatattagatctatttgtaatataaaaCGTACAACTATagcatttataaaatcatataaatatcttgacttagtttttaatttagttCCTAAAAGAGCGGTATATATGTAATATGAAAAACACAACAGAGtctcaaaatataaatcggTTAAGTAATGAAAGATATTGATTAAGGtttatttcataaaatctttttatttaaatggATCTtgttatcatttttttttgatattaaagAGGTTCAAGGTGTCTTAAATTAACGAAATAAGTCTTAGGCCTCatattactaaaaattatacactTGGGGGAAATATCCTTTCATTTATAGGTGTTAATATAGTAAAAAGtgtttttctattttacatatgtttagaagatataaaagcaaataatttttagttGATATTGTCTTAcaatcaaataaaacattttgtaaaaggttaaattttagatttcaCTCTTTATAcgagataaaattttacaatctATCTATTATTTTGTACAAGTTGTTTATTTTGAGTCGGCATAATCtattgaaataaaaatttacattacTATCTAAAGTATAATAGACAAAGGGTTtgctttataaaatatataaataggAAGCCTTTCGATCCATTTATTAGTATTTAATTGTAATATTTAGAAGATACAAATAAAAGTTTTGTGTGTCATGTTTAAGGATTTTTCTTGTTAACATATCAatcatattaaattttttgtatatgtTTGTTAAATTCGtttaagtatttaaaattctaaCTTAATATATCTCTTACTTACATCTACGCATCTATAGAAtcctaataaaaaatcacaAAATTCAAGTATGTAAGCTTCGACATTTGgtgaaaaacaaaaagagtaaagaatattgtatatattaattttcattgtaacaaaatatattacaaaataGTAGAGACGCAActagaacaaaaaaaaatttgctGTTAAATAATTACTTTGATCTATTATAAATGATCTAAATAACTTTAAATTTACTGTAAATATTGTTATTTTCTCATAAGTTTAAATTATCACACTAAAACCTAAAGAAAATAAGTActtctataaatttgattagAAAATGTTAACGTagtttgtaaaaaaaacgattaagtccaaaaatatttttttcaaaattcgCTTCTAATAAATGATGAATCTTGATattatatagaaaaaaaaaacatgttgTGTTATAATCAAAGAAAGAATCCGGATTAATACAAGTGATCAGATTTGGTTTATAAATGTAATAGATAGGAAATGactataataaataaattaattttatatttaaatgataaAGTGTATTATTTGAAGCTTTAACACAAGAATATACAATTTATTGTCAAATAACTTAATATTACATAATTATACTTTCAGGATTAGTTGAAATAAGCTCAATTTCATCAGATTGATtgttttcgtttttttttgaccaactaaatattataaatgcaATTGAACTTATAAGTATACAACACacaaatatcaaaaaagcagtatacaaaaatacattAATTTTGCCATAATTAGTGTCAACAATTTCCAACACATCTGTTATGTTTGTATTGACAATTCCATTAGAAAACACCTCCGTAATATTCATGTTTAAAGCGTCTTTTGGACATATAGCTTTTGTTAGCTGAAGTTggttattttttaactcaTTGTTAAGGTGTTCATTGATAAATTCCCCATAACACTcgttataatatttaactAGACCTCTgcacattttaaaaacaacttTTGGAAGGTTTTCATTGATCCCATTTCGTATAAAACATGTATTCTTCTTAATAATGTGTTCAAGTGTCTGCACAAGAGAATTAGATTCAATTAATGTATCTTTATAACAATTGATAAACATATCATAGTATTCTCTAgcacaaatatataaatgactgcaaaacattttttcaGAGTTTGTAAGTGTATTTAATAATCTTAGATTCCGCTCTTTATTATGTAAACTTTGGAAAAAATCTTCTCTTAAAAGATCTTTccgttttaaaaaactattttccGAAGTATCATCTTGAAcaattcttttaaaaatttcatggTTTGTTATTGTGTTCCAAacaatttcaaaaaaaaatttgatatgttctaatgataaattgttttcattaattcttttttctattgtatcacattttttaacattaataaatattttattgaaaataatttctttataactCTCTTcagtttttataatttgctGTATACATATTATCGACAGAATAAGTTTTAGCCACTTCATTTAGGgcaaaatattaatttctttatatgtTTCGGTAAATAACgattttaatttagatgaaaaaatctataatcaaaataatttaaatcaaaaattttgaatcaGAAAATCTTTAGAACCTGaatgaaaataatcaagcacatgataaatttaattaaataaatcaaaaaaaataaaataaataacttttttatatgagtttattattttttgaaaagaataaaaaattttttgataatctTATTAGTAATACAAACCatgttattatttttataactaaGCAATTTCATTTTACCACCCTtaccaatataaaaacagaatttttgtttttagcCCTGATTTTTGATAGTCGAAGCGGGAAAAATGTGAAGGAgcagaaaaataaagttttaataaaataacataattacaaaaattaaataaaaattttttcgtttttattatacCTTCTTTCGTTAATTAATCAAGACTTATCTCcatataa
Coding sequences within:
- a CDS encoding putative SP-containing membrane protein is translated as MEMSFADRKSLLYDGYLLMKNFIKFDNDKWYKLTNSELDFIEYFINFVEKFYKILRICHIDAINNSIGIKETLENIIKDNTCFIKEGISANFPSFIIVLCEEIVPNYIKCYNSYAEKLLKKEYNNFQDNFIKAKCSKADFDFFNKTLIIDSEIIEKRDRNSTSIHYINDNFTEIDANSIINFIKLKKFNINNTKPLFNINNFKQKSSMFYGRFVFLMFIFVGICLILLVLGVRYYRRYHKRITNQRHDENQTELSEL
- a CDS encoding putative SP-containing membrane protein — translated: MKYLHVLRFIVLLSNVNNTSNNVVDLLKSVISNIEICDSLDSTVYLKTQSDDSIRSFYDIVWNEITNHEIFINLTQNNTSENNWDNRRSTLYECYLERLGQQKWDYNITNLLTSSEKIFLNNIINITVEYFNMLRVCYKDNIIKSNSTQETFEEIIRENTCFIQNNHNSSLPIIVYKKCKSLIKAYYGCYGKESVEFLYDKINQNQKQMLIANCMDENYDFKNATYDIITNLENIIDEDYTSNKINNVTEHIVYNMFKTFHENRTDSFLNVWFIVFIGFMLIGTVLFIGYKFYRRNKIQRSYDVELQSIKR
- a CDS encoding putative SP-containing membrane protein — its product is MKWLKLILSIICIQQIIKTEESYKEIIFNKIFINVKKCDTIEKRINENNLSLEHIKFFFEIVWNTITNHEIFKRIVQDDTSENSFLKRKDLLREDFFQSLHNKERNLRLLNTLTNSEKMFCSHLYICAREYYDMFINCYKDTLIESNSLVQTLEHIIKKNTCFIRNGINENLPKVVFKMCRGLVKYYNECYGEFINEHLNNELKNNQLQLTKAICPKDALNMNITEVFSNGIVNTNITDVLEIVDTNYGKINVFLYTAFLIFVCCILISSIAFIIFSWSKKNENNQSDEIELISTNPESIIM